The following coding sequences are from one Streptomyces sp. NBC_01232 window:
- a CDS encoding enhanced serine sensitivity protein SseB C-terminal domain-containing protein, which translates to MSASGTAAAGQVEHMMRQVTPGRYESYESLLHALSEGRLWMLLWQGQPGSPDAQYGGMEVESLGYAPCVTSPQELAASGWNRGYEVVTGRDIARALYPDRWGLWLNPHAQGGGLGVPWADLRRIATGLDRMPAGPLRLSEPAIELPQFYGLLTQHAHRTPAVRSLRRAWVQPALGSPYLAVGLDLYDASAPALESVREMMRQSVGVVPEGVPVCTVALGDEHDPVAMWLRAQTRPFYDREGQAPAY; encoded by the coding sequence GTGAGTGCGTCAGGCACGGCCGCGGCCGGGCAGGTCGAGCACATGATGCGCCAGGTGACTCCCGGGCGCTATGAGAGTTACGAGTCACTCCTGCACGCCCTCTCCGAGGGCCGGCTGTGGATGCTGCTCTGGCAGGGGCAGCCGGGATCCCCGGACGCCCAGTACGGGGGCATGGAGGTCGAAAGCCTCGGCTACGCGCCCTGCGTCACCTCCCCCCAGGAGCTGGCGGCCAGTGGCTGGAACAGGGGCTACGAGGTGGTCACCGGGCGGGACATCGCCCGCGCGCTGTACCCGGACCGCTGGGGGCTGTGGCTCAACCCGCACGCCCAGGGCGGCGGCCTCGGCGTGCCCTGGGCCGACCTGCGCCGGATCGCCACGGGCCTCGACCGGATGCCGGCCGGACCGCTGCGGCTGTCCGAGCCCGCGATCGAGCTCCCGCAGTTCTACGGACTGCTGACCCAGCACGCGCACCGCACCCCGGCCGTCCGGTCGCTGCGCCGCGCCTGGGTGCAGCCCGCGCTCGGATCGCCGTACCTCGCGGTCGGGCTCGACCTGTACGACGCCTCCGCGCCCGCGCTGGAATCCGTACGGGAGATGATGCGGCAGTCGGTCGGGGTGGTCCCCGAGGGGGTGCCGGTGTGCACGGTCGCGCTCGGGGACGAGCACGACCCCGTCGCCATGTGGCTGCGCGCGCAGACCCGCCCCTTCTACGACCGCGAGGGCCAGGCGCCGGCGTACTGA
- a CDS encoding ABC transporter permease produces the protein MTASPTAPSEPVLTQPDGTSGGATQKRIEGRSLGRIAWIRLKRDKVAMAGGTVVLLLVVLAMLSQPIQWMFGLDPDALHQDLIDPSLATPIGSFGGISWEHPLGVEPKFGRDIATRILEGSWVSLLVAFGSTLVSVFIGSVLGVIAGYYGGWADTVISRMMDTFLAFPLLLFAISISAALQGGAFGLEGLPLHISVLIFVIGFFSWPYIGRIVRGQTLSLREREFVDAARSLGARGPFIVFRELLPNLVAPILVYSTLLIPTNILFEASLSFLGVGIQPPQASWGGMLSSAVDYYKVDPMFMVVPGMAIFLTVLAFNLLGDGLRDALDPKSSR, from the coding sequence ATGACGGCTTCACCCACAGCGCCCAGTGAGCCGGTGCTCACGCAGCCCGACGGGACATCCGGCGGGGCGACGCAGAAGCGGATCGAGGGACGTTCGCTCGGCCGCATCGCGTGGATCAGACTCAAGCGCGACAAGGTGGCGATGGCCGGCGGCACCGTCGTGCTGCTGCTCGTGGTGCTGGCCATGCTCTCGCAGCCGATCCAGTGGATGTTCGGACTGGACCCGGACGCCCTGCACCAGGACCTCATCGACCCCTCCCTGGCGACCCCCATCGGCTCCTTCGGCGGCATCAGCTGGGAGCACCCGCTCGGCGTGGAGCCGAAGTTCGGCCGCGACATAGCCACCCGCATCCTGGAAGGCTCCTGGGTCTCCCTGCTGGTCGCCTTCGGATCGACCCTGGTCTCGGTCTTCATCGGCTCCGTGCTCGGCGTCATCGCCGGCTACTACGGAGGCTGGGCCGACACGGTCATCAGCCGCATGATGGACACCTTCCTGGCCTTCCCGCTGCTGCTCTTCGCGATCTCCATCTCGGCCGCCCTCCAGGGCGGGGCCTTCGGCCTCGAGGGGCTGCCGCTGCACATCAGCGTGCTGATCTTCGTGATCGGCTTCTTCAGCTGGCCCTACATCGGACGCATCGTGCGCGGCCAGACGCTCTCGCTGCGCGAGCGGGAGTTCGTCGACGCGGCCCGCAGCCTCGGAGCCCGCGGCCCCTTCATCGTCTTCCGGGAGCTGCTGCCGAACCTGGTCGCCCCGATCCTCGTCTACTCCACGCTGCTCATCCCGACCAACATCCTGTTCGAGGCCTCCCTGAGCTTCCTCGGCGTGGGTATCCAGCCACCGCAGGCCTCATGGGGCGGAATGCTCAGCTCCGCCGTGGACTACTACAAGGTCGACCCGATGTTCATGGTCGTCCCGGGCATGGCGATCTTCCTCACCGTGCTCGCCTTCAACCTCCTCGGCGACGGTCTGCGCGACGCCCTGGACCCCAAGAGCTCGCGCTGA
- the glyA gene encoding serine hydroxymethyltransferase → MSVLNTPLHELDPDVAAAVDAELARQQSTLEMIASENFAPVAVMEAQGSVLTNKYAEGYPGRRYYGGCEHVDVVEQIAIDRIKALFGAEAANVQPHSGAQANAAAMFALLKPGDTIMGLNLAHGGHLTHGMKINFSGKLYNVVPYHVDETGEVDMAEVERLAKESKPQLIVAGWSAYPRQLDFAAFRRIADEVGAFLMVDMAHFAGLVAAGLHPNPVPHAHVVTTTTHKTLGGPRGGVILSTQELAKKINSAVFPGQQGGPLEHVIAAKAVSFLVAASPEFKERQERTLEGAKILAARLVQDDVKAVGVDVLTGGTDVHLVLVDLRNSELDGQQAEDRLHEVGITVNRNAIPNDPRPPMVTSGLRIGTPALATRGFDAEAFTEVAEIIAAALKPAYDGEALKARVSALAAKFPLYPSL, encoded by the coding sequence ATGTCTGTACTGAACACCCCTCTCCACGAGCTCGACCCGGACGTCGCCGCCGCTGTCGACGCCGAGCTCGCACGCCAGCAGTCCACCCTGGAAATGATCGCGTCGGAGAACTTCGCTCCGGTCGCCGTCATGGAGGCCCAGGGTTCGGTCCTGACCAACAAGTACGCCGAGGGCTACCCGGGCCGCCGTTACTACGGTGGCTGCGAGCACGTCGACGTGGTCGAGCAGATCGCGATCGACCGCATCAAGGCGCTGTTCGGCGCCGAGGCCGCGAACGTCCAGCCGCACTCCGGTGCGCAGGCCAACGCCGCCGCGATGTTCGCGCTGCTGAAGCCGGGCGACACGATCATGGGTCTGAACCTGGCCCACGGCGGTCACCTGACCCACGGCATGAAGATCAACTTCTCCGGCAAGCTCTACAACGTGGTCCCGTACCACGTCGACGAGACCGGCGAGGTGGACATGGCCGAGGTCGAGCGCCTCGCCAAGGAGTCCAAGCCGCAGCTGATCGTCGCCGGCTGGTCCGCCTACCCGCGCCAGCTGGACTTCGCCGCCTTCCGCCGGATCGCGGACGAGGTCGGCGCGTTCCTGATGGTCGACATGGCGCACTTCGCCGGCCTGGTCGCCGCGGGTCTGCACCCGAACCCGGTGCCGCACGCCCACGTCGTCACCACCACCACGCACAAGACCCTCGGCGGTCCGCGCGGCGGTGTGATCCTGTCGACGCAGGAGCTGGCCAAGAAGATCAACTCCGCGGTCTTCCCGGGTCAGCAGGGCGGCCCGCTGGAGCACGTGATCGCGGCCAAGGCGGTCTCCTTCCTGGTCGCGGCCTCGCCCGAGTTCAAGGAGCGCCAGGAGCGCACCCTGGAGGGCGCGAAGATCCTCGCCGCCCGCCTGGTCCAGGACGACGTCAAGGCCGTGGGCGTGGACGTCCTCACCGGTGGCACCGACGTGCACCTGGTCCTGGTCGACCTGCGCAACTCCGAGCTGGACGGCCAGCAGGCCGAGGACCGCCTCCACGAGGTCGGCATCACGGTCAACCGCAACGCCATCCCGAACGACCCGCGGCCGCCGATGGTCACCTCGGGTCTGCGGATCGGTACGCCGGCCCTGGCCACCCGCGGTTTCGACGCCGAGGCCTTCACCGAGGTCGCCGAGATCATCGCGGCCGCACTGAAGCCCGCGTACGACGGCGAGGCCCTCAAGGCGCGCGTCTCCGCGCTCGCCGCGAAGTTCCCGCTGTACCCGTCGCTCTAG
- a CDS encoding AAA family ATPase, whose product MTTTGTVDAVPAQRGARERRRAADAGLGLVRDLRGPAVRAPQSLGFAAGDIVVVSGLPGGGKSTLIKRAAAEGGAVDSQDTRERWEQRMPAALPYAVYRPLVRAAHYWGLWQILRSGASVVVHDCGTQSWVRGLLAAAARRRGRALHLLLLDSSPEEALSGQAARGRRVSVYAFARHRGAVTRLLREAEAGRPPAGCASATLLDRRSAAAVTGIHFHG is encoded by the coding sequence GTGACGACGACGGGAACCGTGGACGCGGTGCCGGCGCAGCGCGGCGCGCGCGAGCGCAGGAGGGCGGCCGACGCGGGCCTCGGCCTCGTCCGTGACCTGCGCGGACCGGCCGTACGCGCCCCGCAGTCGCTCGGCTTCGCGGCCGGGGACATCGTCGTGGTGTCCGGCCTGCCCGGTGGCGGCAAGAGCACCCTGATCAAGCGGGCGGCCGCCGAGGGCGGGGCGGTCGACTCCCAGGACACCCGTGAGCGCTGGGAGCAGCGGATGCCCGCGGCACTCCCGTACGCCGTGTACCGGCCGCTGGTGCGCGCCGCGCACTACTGGGGGCTGTGGCAGATCCTGCGCTCCGGGGCCTCCGTGGTCGTCCACGACTGCGGCACGCAGAGCTGGGTACGGGGCCTGCTCGCAGCCGCCGCCCGTCGCCGAGGCCGGGCGCTGCACCTGCTGCTGCTGGACAGCAGCCCCGAGGAGGCGCTCTCCGGACAGGCCGCGCGCGGCCGCCGGGTCTCCGTGTACGCCTTCGCGCGCCACCGCGGCGCGGTGACCCGGCTGCTCCGCGAGGCCGAAGCGGGCCGGCCGCCCGCGGGCTGCGCCTCGGCGACCCTGCTGGACCGCCGCTCGGCCGCCGCCGTGACCGGGATCCACTTCCACGGCTGA
- a CDS encoding AMIN-like domain-containing (lipo)protein, which translates to MIHARLRQFAALATGALLAACLSFAAPASASTGAATNTVAANTQTQTPLVVNARWAGHPTFDRIVIDIQGYVPTATVTPVPQLVYDGSGKPVPLAGKYFLEIRLNPAAAHNDAGQSVYQGPKLQKINLPKLKGIALTGDYEGYVTFGTAFDTLPYYRAFTLHSPERFVVDIAR; encoded by the coding sequence ATGATCCACGCCCGTCTCCGGCAGTTCGCGGCCCTGGCAACCGGCGCCCTGCTCGCCGCCTGCCTCTCCTTCGCCGCACCTGCCTCGGCCTCCACCGGCGCCGCCACCAACACCGTCGCCGCCAACACACAGACCCAGACCCCGCTCGTCGTCAACGCGCGCTGGGCCGGGCACCCCACGTTCGACCGGATCGTCATCGACATCCAGGGCTACGTCCCCACGGCCACCGTCACTCCCGTACCGCAGCTGGTCTACGACGGGTCCGGGAAACCCGTGCCGCTGGCCGGGAAGTACTTCCTGGAGATCCGCCTCAACCCCGCCGCCGCGCACAACGACGCGGGTCAGAGCGTCTACCAGGGGCCCAAGCTGCAGAAGATCAACCTGCCCAAGCTCAAGGGCATCGCCCTGACCGGCGACTACGAGGGGTACGTCACCTTCGGCACCGCCTTCGACACCCTGCCGTACTACCGCGCCTTCACCCTTCACTCGCCCGAACGGTTCGTCGTCGACATCGCACGCTGA
- a CDS encoding dihydrofolate reductase family protein produces MEQLLRVQNFTVSRDGFGAGEHQSLERPFGDADPGELFAWAGATASWPHRTDPAGSRGLDDYFTRDFAHNIGAEIMGRNKFGPQRGPWADHDWRGWWGDEPPFHTPVFVMTHHTRPSFTLSDTTFHFVDDDPATALAMARDAARGKDVRLGGGATTIREFLDAGLVDTLHVAVSPVEIGSGVRLWESPEELLDRFHLDVVPSPSGVTHHLFWRR; encoded by the coding sequence GTGGAGCAGCTGCTGAGAGTCCAGAACTTCACCGTCTCGCGGGACGGATTCGGCGCCGGTGAGCACCAGAGCCTGGAGCGGCCGTTCGGCGACGCCGATCCCGGGGAACTGTTCGCCTGGGCCGGAGCCACGGCGAGCTGGCCCCACCGCACCGACCCCGCGGGGAGCCGGGGCCTCGACGACTACTTCACGCGGGACTTCGCGCACAACATCGGCGCAGAGATCATGGGCCGCAACAAGTTCGGACCCCAGCGCGGGCCCTGGGCCGACCACGACTGGCGCGGCTGGTGGGGTGACGAGCCCCCGTTCCACACCCCCGTCTTCGTCATGACCCACCACACGCGTCCTTCGTTCACGCTCTCCGACACCACCTTCCACTTCGTCGACGACGACCCGGCCACGGCCCTCGCCATGGCGCGGGACGCGGCACGGGGCAAGGACGTCCGGCTCGGTGGCGGGGCGACCACCATCCGCGAGTTCCTCGACGCAGGCCTCGTCGACACCCTGCACGTGGCGGTCTCGCCGGTGGAGATCGGCTCCGGTGTGCGGCTCTGGGAGTCGCCCGAGGAGCTGCTCGACCGGTTCCACCTCGACGTCGTGCCCAGTCCGAGCGGTGTGACGCACCACCTGTTCTGGCGGAGGTGA
- a CDS encoding enhanced serine sensitivity protein SseB, producing the protein MQGSGWPGNELEQVLGAALGQPDAGGRILEVLGRSRVWVPLPGGSGRATAGLDLPTMDIGGAAYVPVYSSEAQFLACVGPGMDFAVAPAVEFARGLPPQLGIALNPEGAVGVPLPPPAVAELCRAGRGPLDGPATGGRVRLYEPDWQEDPVDFLAAATEEFRATGVVAAAHRCLASVEGGAPQLFIGVRLVGWEPEMQSAPMEALGRALTRVPPPWPVQLILLDAAQDPVTDWIRERVRPFYLP; encoded by the coding sequence ATGCAGGGCAGCGGCTGGCCGGGAAATGAGCTGGAGCAGGTGCTCGGGGCGGCGCTGGGGCAGCCGGACGCCGGGGGGCGGATCCTGGAGGTCCTCGGGCGCAGCCGGGTCTGGGTGCCGCTGCCGGGCGGCAGCGGCCGGGCGACGGCCGGCCTCGACCTGCCCACCATGGACATCGGCGGGGCGGCGTACGTGCCCGTCTACAGCTCCGAGGCCCAGTTCCTCGCCTGCGTCGGCCCCGGCATGGACTTCGCGGTGGCTCCCGCCGTCGAGTTCGCCCGCGGCCTGCCCCCGCAGCTCGGCATCGCCCTGAACCCCGAGGGGGCCGTCGGGGTACCGCTCCCGCCGCCCGCCGTCGCGGAGCTGTGCCGTGCGGGCCGCGGCCCGCTCGACGGCCCTGCCACCGGCGGCCGCGTCCGGCTCTACGAGCCCGACTGGCAGGAGGACCCGGTGGACTTCCTGGCCGCCGCCACGGAGGAGTTCCGGGCCACGGGGGTGGTCGCCGCCGCGCACCGCTGCCTCGCCAGCGTCGAGGGCGGGGCGCCCCAGCTGTTCATCGGTGTCCGCCTGGTGGGATGGGAACCGGAGATGCAGAGCGCTCCGATGGAGGCCCTCGGGCGGGCCCTGACGCGCGTCCCGCCGCCGTGGCCCGTCCAGTTGATCCTGCTCGATGCCGCCCAGGACCCGGTCACGGACTGGATTCGTGAGCGCGTACGCCCCTTCTACCTGCCGTAG
- the gcvT gene encoding glycine cleavage system aminomethyltransferase GcvT, with product MSTAPRLTALDALHRSLGATMTDFAGWDMPLRYASERDEHNAVRTRAGLFDLSHMGEITLTGPEAVKALDYALVGNISTVGVGRARYTHICQEDGGIVDDLIVYRLGETEYMVVANASNAQVVLDALTERAAGFDTEVRDDRDAYALLAVQGPESPGILASLTDADLDGLKYYAGLPGTVAGVPALIARTGYTGEDGFELFVAPEHAVELWQALTKAGEGVGLVPAGLSCRDTLRLEAGMPLYGHELTTSLTPFDAGLGRVVKFEKEGDFVGRAALEAAAERAATKAPRKLVGLIAEGRRVPRAGFPVVADGQVIGEVTSGAPSPTLGKPIAMAYVDAAHAAPGTSGVGIDIRGTHEPYEVVALPFYKRQK from the coding sequence ATGAGCACTGCCCCCCGCCTGACCGCCCTCGATGCGTTGCACCGCTCTCTCGGTGCGACCATGACCGACTTCGCGGGCTGGGACATGCCGCTGCGGTACGCCAGCGAGCGCGACGAGCACAACGCCGTACGCACCAGGGCCGGTCTCTTCGACCTGTCCCACATGGGCGAGATCACGCTCACCGGCCCGGAGGCCGTCAAGGCCCTGGACTACGCGCTGGTCGGCAACATCTCCACCGTCGGCGTCGGCCGCGCCCGCTACACGCACATCTGTCAGGAGGACGGCGGGATCGTCGACGACCTGATCGTCTACCGCCTCGGCGAGACCGAGTACATGGTCGTCGCCAACGCCTCCAACGCCCAGGTCGTCCTGGACGCCCTGACCGAGCGCGCCGCCGGCTTCGACACCGAGGTCCGCGACGACCGTGACGCGTACGCGCTGCTCGCGGTGCAGGGTCCGGAGTCCCCCGGCATCCTGGCGTCCCTGACCGACGCCGACCTGGACGGCCTGAAGTACTACGCCGGCCTGCCGGGCACCGTCGCGGGCGTGCCCGCGCTGATCGCGCGTACCGGCTACACCGGCGAGGACGGCTTCGAGCTGTTCGTCGCCCCCGAGCACGCCGTGGAGCTGTGGCAGGCGCTGACCAAGGCGGGCGAGGGCGTCGGCCTGGTGCCGGCCGGCCTGTCCTGCCGCGACACCCTGCGCCTGGAAGCGGGCATGCCGCTGTACGGGCACGAGCTGACGACCTCCCTCACCCCGTTCGACGCGGGCCTGGGCCGGGTCGTGAAGTTCGAGAAGGAGGGGGACTTCGTCGGCCGCGCCGCCCTGGAGGCCGCCGCCGAGCGCGCCGCCACCAAGGCGCCGCGCAAGCTGGTCGGTCTGATCGCCGAGGGGCGCCGCGTTCCGCGCGCCGGGTTCCCGGTCGTCGCCGACGGCCAGGTCATCGGTGAGGTCACCTCCGGCGCCCCGTCCCCGACGCTGGGCAAGCCGATCGCGATGGCGTACGTGGACGCGGCGCACGCCGCGCCCGGTACCTCCGGCGTCGGCATCGACATTCGCGGTACGCATGAGCCGTACGAGGTCGTGGCGCTGCCGTTCTACAAGCGGCAGAAGTAG
- a CDS encoding L-serine ammonia-lyase translates to MAISVFDLFSIGIGPSSSHTVGPMRAARMFVTRLKKDGVLAQTASVRAELFGSLGATGHGHGTPKAVLLGLEGHSPRTVNVETADDEVERIRRSGRLRLLGAEIGDAHEIAFDEPNQLILHRRRSLPYHANGMTLFAYDSAGTPLLEKTYYSVGGGFVVDEDAVGEDRIKLDDTVLKYPFRSGDEMLRLANETGLSISSLMLENEKAWRTEEEIREGLLEIWRVMQSCVSRGMSREGILPGGLRVKRRAASTARQLRTEGDPMLHRSEWATIYAMAVNEENAAGGRVVTAPTNGAAGVLPAVLHYYMNFVPGADEDGVVRFLLAAGAIGMLFKENASISGAEVGCQGEVGSACSMAAGALAEVLGGTPEQVENAAEIGMEHNLGLTCDPVGGLVQIPCIERNGMAAVKAVTAARMAMRGDGSHKVSLDKVIKTMKETGADMKVKYKETARGGLAVNVIEC, encoded by the coding sequence GTGGCCATCTCCGTCTTCGATCTCTTCTCCATCGGCATCGGTCCCTCCTCCTCCCACACGGTCGGTCCGATGCGGGCCGCGCGCATGTTCGTGACGCGGCTGAAGAAGGACGGCGTGCTGGCCCAGACCGCCTCCGTCCGGGCCGAGCTCTTCGGATCCCTCGGCGCGACCGGCCACGGACACGGCACCCCCAAGGCGGTGCTGCTCGGCCTTGAGGGCCACTCCCCCCGCACGGTGAACGTGGAGACCGCCGACGACGAGGTCGAGCGCATCCGCAGGAGCGGCCGGCTGCGGCTGCTGGGCGCCGAGATAGGCGATGCCCACGAGATCGCCTTCGACGAGCCGAACCAGCTGATCCTGCACCGCCGGCGCTCCCTGCCGTACCACGCGAACGGCATGACGCTCTTCGCCTACGACAGCGCCGGCACCCCGCTGCTGGAGAAGACCTACTACTCGGTCGGCGGCGGCTTCGTCGTGGACGAGGACGCGGTCGGCGAGGACCGGATCAAGCTCGACGACACGGTGCTGAAGTACCCCTTCCGCTCGGGCGACGAGATGCTGCGCCTCGCGAACGAGACCGGTCTGTCGATCTCCTCGCTGATGCTGGAGAACGAGAAGGCCTGGCGCACGGAGGAGGAGATCCGCGAAGGTCTCCTGGAGATCTGGCGCGTCATGCAGTCCTGCGTCTCGCGCGGCATGTCCCGCGAGGGCATCCTCCCCGGCGGCCTGCGGGTCAAGCGCCGGGCCGCCTCCACGGCGCGCCAGCTGCGCACCGAGGGCGACCCGATGCTGCACCGCAGCGAGTGGGCGACGATCTACGCGATGGCGGTCAACGAGGAGAACGCGGCGGGCGGCCGGGTCGTGACCGCGCCGACCAACGGCGCCGCGGGCGTCCTGCCGGCCGTACTCCACTACTACATGAACTTCGTGCCGGGCGCGGACGAGGACGGCGTGGTCCGCTTCCTGCTCGCCGCGGGCGCGATCGGCATGCTCTTCAAGGAGAACGCCTCGATCTCCGGCGCCGAGGTCGGCTGCCAGGGCGAGGTGGGCTCCGCCTGCTCGATGGCGGCCGGCGCCCTCGCCGAGGTGCTCGGCGGCACCCCGGAGCAGGTCGAGAACGCGGCCGAGATCGGCATGGAGCACAACCTGGGCCTGACCTGCGACCCGGTCGGCGGCCTGGTGCAGATCCCGTGCATCGAGCGCAACGGCATGGCGGCGGTCAAGGCCGTCACCGCGGCCCGGATGGCGATGCGCGGCGACGGCAGCCACAAGGTCTCCCTCGACAAGGTCATCAAGACCATGAAGGAGACCGGCGCCGACATGAAGGTCAAGTACAAGGAGACCGCCCGCGGCGGTCTCGCGGTCAACGTCATCGAGTGCTGA
- a CDS encoding flavodoxin family protein, with translation MAASYDYSDLTALYVNCTLKRSPETSNTEGLIDKSRAVMEAAGARTSLLRAVDHDIATGVWPDMTEHGWESDQWPVLYSQIMDADILVLCGPIWLGDNSSVMKQVIERLYACSSLLNERGQYAYYGRVGGALITGNEDGVKHCAMNILYSLQHLGYTIPPQADAGWIGEAGPGPSYLDPGSGGPENDFTNRNTAFMSWNLLHLAALLKRTGGIPAHGNQRSLWDAGCRFDFPNPEHR, from the coding sequence GTGGCTGCCTCATACGACTACTCGGACCTGACCGCCCTCTACGTGAACTGCACGCTCAAACGCTCGCCGGAGACCAGCAACACCGAGGGCCTGATCGACAAGAGCCGCGCGGTCATGGAGGCGGCCGGCGCCCGGACCTCGCTCCTGCGCGCCGTCGACCACGACATCGCGACCGGGGTCTGGCCCGACATGACCGAGCACGGCTGGGAGAGCGACCAGTGGCCGGTCCTCTACAGCCAGATCATGGACGCCGACATCCTCGTGCTGTGCGGCCCCATCTGGCTCGGTGACAACAGCTCCGTGATGAAGCAGGTCATCGAGCGGCTCTACGCCTGCTCCTCCCTGCTGAACGAGCGGGGCCAGTACGCCTACTACGGGCGGGTCGGGGGCGCGCTGATCACCGGCAACGAGGACGGCGTCAAGCACTGCGCCATGAACATCCTCTACAGCCTGCAGCACCTCGGCTACACGATCCCGCCGCAGGCCGACGCGGGCTGGATCGGCGAGGCCGGACCCGGACCCTCGTATCTGGACCCCGGCTCGGGCGGCCCCGAGAACGACTTCACCAACCGCAACACCGCCTTCATGTCGTGGAACCTCCTGCACCTGGCCGCGCTGCTCAAGCGCACGGGCGGCATCCCGGCGCACGGCAACCAGCGCTCGCTGTGGGACGCGGGCTGCCGGTTCGACTTCCCCAACCCCGAGCACCGCTGA
- the gcvH gene encoding glycine cleavage system protein GcvH: MSNPEKLRYTKEHEWLSDAVDGVATVGITEFAANALGDVVYAQLPEAGETVTEGDTCGELESTKSVSDLYSPVSGEIVEANQDVVEDPALVNTAPFEGGWLFKVRLSEEPKDTLSFEEYTKLTAGN; the protein is encoded by the coding sequence ATGAGCAACCCCGAGAAGCTGCGTTACACCAAGGAGCACGAGTGGCTGTCGGACGCCGTGGACGGCGTCGCGACGGTCGGCATCACGGAGTTCGCGGCCAACGCGCTCGGTGACGTCGTCTACGCCCAGCTCCCCGAGGCCGGCGAGACCGTGACCGAGGGCGACACCTGTGGCGAGCTGGAGTCGACCAAGTCGGTCAGCGACCTCTACTCCCCCGTCTCCGGTGAGATCGTCGAGGCCAACCAGGACGTCGTGGAAGACCCGGCGCTCGTGAACACCGCCCCGTTCGAGGGCGGCTGGCTCTTCAAGGTGCGTCTCTCGGAGGAGCCGAAGGACACGCTCTCCTTCGAGGAGTACACCAAGCTCACCGCCGGTAACTGA